In Paraburkholderia acidisoli, one DNA window encodes the following:
- a CDS encoding DUF1566 domain-containing protein — MTITLEAIEAKQSEISKLIESFKKQSTRSTITILGATIKLEAGEHYAGIILGDDGQPLHHLILLPGDVDEKSWSDAKSWAAEQGGELPTRREQSLLFANLKQCFESRYYWSAEERESDSAYAWCQDFDDGFQYDGHKASSGCRARAVRRIAVGA; from the coding sequence ATGACGATCACGCTTGAGGCCATCGAGGCCAAGCAATCGGAGATTTCGAAGTTGATCGAATCGTTCAAGAAACAGTCAACTCGCAGCACCATTACGATTTTGGGCGCGACGATCAAGCTGGAGGCTGGCGAACATTACGCCGGCATCATTCTCGGAGACGACGGGCAACCGCTTCATCACTTGATTCTTCTCCCCGGCGACGTAGACGAAAAATCGTGGTCGGACGCGAAGTCGTGGGCCGCAGAGCAGGGCGGGGAATTGCCGACTCGACGCGAACAATCACTGCTATTCGCGAATTTGAAACAGTGTTTCGAGTCACGTTATTACTGGTCGGCGGAAGAGCGTGAATCGGATTCCGCCTACGCCTGGTGTCAGGACTTCGACGACGGCTTCCAGTACGACGGCCACAAGGCCAGCAGCGGTTGCCGAGCGCGGGCCGTCCGCAGGATAGCGGTAGGAGCATGA
- a CDS encoding Lar family restriction alleviation protein produces MDAKELKPCPFCRSSDVWTESALGKRQVLCNSCEASGPTEETDDEAIDSWNRLAAIPSDAAQAPIIAWVRADDPTDAVSDAKKRGMIESAGAPGKKLAACYSVPAYAAPVAPAAAAPKLVIDGKPTEKGIYAWIVEGSAALVHVHKRPTDHSPGNVLNGSLIHNCAFYDGCAIDQWTGGTWYGPLKHPAAPTPTVAADAAAPSLTQDEIDMLIHVLPEHFGLDRAQQIINALKAAPAPAAQPDERADALQDMAFVNGVQAGYKFGLVEDHAAYEKCIAARDGYLKVLRETSATIQHSDAQSERQRPVAWECASPIGEKPALAFLTSKAPTREHYEAQGWRVTPLYLAAHPTEQRMSDAERGESHE; encoded by the coding sequence ATGGATGCTAAAGAACTGAAGCCGTGCCCGTTTTGCCGTAGCAGCGACGTGTGGACTGAATCCGCGCTGGGCAAACGCCAAGTGCTATGCAACTCGTGCGAGGCGTCCGGGCCTACTGAAGAGACGGACGACGAAGCAATCGACTCGTGGAATCGACTCGCCGCTATCCCTTCCGATGCAGCGCAAGCGCCGATCATCGCTTGGGTGCGCGCCGACGATCCCACCGACGCCGTTTCGGATGCAAAAAAGCGCGGCATGATCGAGAGCGCCGGGGCACCCGGCAAGAAGCTCGCCGCGTGCTATTCGGTGCCTGCATACGCCGCTCCCGTCGCCCCTGCTGCGGCAGCGCCGAAGCTTGTAATCGACGGCAAGCCGACCGAGAAAGGCATCTACGCGTGGATCGTCGAAGGCTCTGCGGCACTCGTGCACGTCCACAAGCGTCCGACCGATCATTCCCCGGGCAACGTGCTCAACGGCTCGCTGATCCATAACTGCGCGTTCTACGATGGCTGCGCCATTGATCAATGGACTGGCGGAACTTGGTACGGCCCGCTCAAGCATCCTGCCGCCCCTACGCCTACCGTCGCCGCAGATGCGGCAGCGCCGAGCCTGACGCAAGACGAAATCGACATGCTGATTCACGTGCTGCCGGAGCACTTCGGCCTTGATCGCGCGCAGCAGATCATCAACGCGCTGAAAGCTGCTCCTGCACCCGCAGCGCAGCCCGACGAGCGCGCGGATGCACTGCAAGATATGGCTTTCGTGAACGGCGTGCAGGCCGGCTATAAATTCGGCTTGGTCGAGGATCACGCTGCCTATGAGAAGTGCATCGCGGCGCGCGACGGCTATTTGAAAGTGCTGCGCGAGACGAGCGCCACCATTCAGCACTCCGACGCGCAAAGCGAACGGCAACGCCCGGTCGCGTGGGAATGCGCATCGCCGATTGGCGAAAAGCCCGCGCTTGCGTTTCTCACGTCGAAGGCCCCGACGCGAGAGCACTACGAGGCCCAGGGGTGGCGCGTTACGCCCCTCTATCTCGCCGCCCATCCCACCGAGCAGCGCATGAGCGATGCGGAACGCGGAGAAAGTCATGAGTAG
- a CDS encoding Lar family restriction alleviation protein — protein sequence MSSELKHCPFCRRLLSGIQPSLGLVQVVCEICEAAGPTAETEEEAISAWNSADPALVAALQKALAYWMPKVFDDRSAHDAYLLVGYEGEDETSCWGDQMVAALPRWMPVDESLPTEPDGIWRSLSPITIGDS from the coding sequence ATGAGTAGTGAATTGAAACACTGCCCGTTTTGCCGCCGATTGCTTTCCGGGATTCAGCCATCTCTCGGTCTCGTGCAGGTCGTATGTGAGATATGCGAAGCGGCTGGACCGACAGCAGAGACAGAGGAGGAAGCCATCTCTGCATGGAACTCCGCTGACCCTGCATTGGTTGCGGCATTGCAAAAAGCGCTAGCTTACTGGATGCCCAAAGTGTTTGATGATCGCTCGGCGCATGACGCGTATCTGCTCGTCGGATACGAAGGCGAAGACGAAACCAGTTGCTGGGGCGATCAGATGGTCGCCGCGCTTCCTCGCTGGATGCCCGTCGACGAATCGCTGCCGACCGAACCGGATGGTATCTGGCGATCCTTAAGCCCGATAACGATTGGGGACTCATGA
- a CDS encoding HNH endonuclease signature motif containing protein encodes MATIESLMSRTRKVGDCLEFTGYICKAGYGLVWHNGKNRLAHRVSFDLHHGTITDGRDVMHSCDNRKCLNPKHLNLGTRLENMQDMIAKRRDKHPCGLHSGMSKITPEIAIEIRRRYTPYSRTDSSCALGREFGISQAAVWAIITGKTWADCS; translated from the coding sequence TTGGCGACCATCGAAAGCCTGATGAGTCGCACGCGAAAAGTCGGCGACTGTCTTGAGTTCACAGGTTACATCTGCAAAGCGGGCTATGGCCTCGTTTGGCACAACGGCAAGAACCGACTGGCCCATAGGGTGTCGTTTGATCTTCATCACGGAACGATTACGGATGGACGCGATGTGATGCATTCCTGTGACAACAGAAAATGCCTCAATCCAAAGCATTTGAATCTCGGGACGCGATTAGAAAACATGCAGGACATGATCGCGAAGAGAAGAGACAAACATCCCTGCGGATTGCACTCTGGAATGTCGAAAATCACGCCCGAGATTGCCATAGAAATCAGGCGTAGATATACGCCATATAGTCGGACGGATAGTTCTTGCGCTTTGGGGCGCGAGTTTGGCATTTCACAGGCCGCAGTATGGGCAATTATCACCGGCAAGACATGGGCTGATTGCTCGTAG
- a CDS encoding excisionase gives MKVLLGDWLESQFSPAPAIRTARTWIKQGRIFPPPTKVGRSYYVEQDAVFNDGTARPRLADRIPQ, from the coding sequence ATGAAAGTCTTGCTCGGAGATTGGCTCGAATCACAATTCAGCCCAGCACCCGCCATTCGGACGGCTCGCACGTGGATCAAACAGGGGCGGATTTTTCCGCCGCCTACCAAAGTAGGCCGGTCCTATTATGTGGAGCAGGATGCCGTATTCAATGACGGCACCGCACGACCTCGACTTGCAGATCGCATTCCTCAATGA
- a CDS encoding helix-turn-helix transcriptional regulator, whose protein sequence is MSDIRHQLRDLRVKEGVTQTDLAKSVGLNRTSITNIESLRQKLTMDNLICIADALDYRVEVKFVKRR, encoded by the coding sequence ATGAGCGATATTCGGCATCAACTACGCGATCTAAGAGTCAAGGAAGGTGTCACGCAAACAGATCTCGCAAAATCCGTGGGGCTGAATAGAACCTCGATCACGAACATTGAGTCGCTGCGTCAGAAACTGACGATGGACAACCTAATCTGCATTGCGGACGCGCTCGACTATCGAGTCGAGGTCAAATTCGTCAAGCGTCGCTAA